TTGCACTGGGCTTGCTGGAGATAGCTCTCCCCATGTTCAACGCTCATTTTCAACTTCAGTTATCTTTGGACTTGTTCAATAGGGTATCGACAGTGCTGATCGGTGCCGGCATTGCGGCAGTCGTGGCCCTGGTGTCCGGGATCTACCCGGCCCTCTTTCTGTCGCGCTACAATCCGGTGCAAGCGCTCAAAAACGATTTCGTTTCCTCCGGACGAAATGTCAACCTGAGAAGAATTCTGGTGGTGGTACAGTTTTCGGTAACGGCCGTTCTGATAATCGGAACGGCGTTGGTGTATGCGCAACTCAATCACATGAAGTCTATGGACGTCGGATACAACAAGGAACACGTGGTCAATATCCCGCTCAGAGGAGACAGCAGAAATCACTTCGCCACCATGAAAAACGAACTGCTGAAGAATCCGGATATCCAGGCCGTGACCGGCGCCATGGGAGGTTTGCCGAACTGGGGCGCCTACACCAGTGCCACCTGGGAGGGAATGGATTCCGAAGAGGGGCAAAGCGTTCAGATGAATTTCGTCGACTATGACTATACCAAGACGTTTGGAATCGAACTAAGCAACGGCCGCGACTTCGACCCCAACCATAAAACCGATGTCCAGCAAGCCTGCCTGATCAACGAAAGCCTGGCCCGTATGATAAACCGAAGCGACATCGTGGGCAGCGAAATAGACTGCTGGAATCAACACCAAATCATCGGTGTCATGAAGGACTTCAACGCCCGTCCGCTCAATTATGAAATCGATCCGATGGTGGTAATGATGGTGCAAGAGGGCGGCTTCGGATTCATGAGAGTCAACACTATGTCGGTACGGATTGATCGGAACCAAGTCGAATCTGCGCTGGGTTACATCGAGGATACATGGAAACAGGTTCTGCCCAACCATCCGTTTGAATACTCGTTTCTCGATGAACAGTTCGATGCCAATTATAAGTCTTTGGATCAATTGTCCAACCTGGCTGCATGTTTTGGACTATTGGCTGTCCTGGTGGCCGGGCTCGGCCTGTTTGGTCTGGCTTCGTTCACGGTCGAACAACGGACCAAGGAGATAGGTATCAGAAAAGTGCTGGGGGCATCGGTAGGGAGAATCGTGCACTTGCTTTCCAAAGAGTACCTTCTCCTGGTGTTTATTTCCAATCTGGTGGCCTGGCCGCTGGCCTGGTATGCGATGGATCGCTGGCTTTCGGAATTCGCTTATCATATTG
This genomic window from Candidatus Zixiibacteriota bacterium contains:
- a CDS encoding ABC transporter permease: MFWNLIKIALRSFNKRKGYTFINVTGLAISLACCTLIGLWIANEMSYDRHVPDVDRIFAVQVDGESLITPNALGPHLTEHLPEAQHVARVESQSEILISSASLNSFEEVLPADPAIIDLLSLEFVAGDPSTALNEPNSIIISRAIAEKFYPESNAIGKTLSFNNQTDYTITGLFEDIEPNSTLRFDLLVSIDYKKQIFKNDGIEFDLWNLATTRTFVKVQPGVTAGVLTNKITNVLEDRIEEDELILGVINLSDLYFTFSDAKKGIKIFSAIALAILLMACFNFINLSTARFKTAGKETAVRKVVGANRGSLIVRFLGESVMLMAVGLALALGLLEIALPMFNAHFQLQLSLDLFNRVSTVLIGAGIAAVVALVSGIYPALFLSRYNPVQALKNDFVSSGRNVNLRRILVVVQFSVTAVLIIGTALVYAQLNHMKSMDVGYNKEHVVNIPLRGDSRNHFATMKNELLKNPDIQAVTGAMGGLPNWGAYTSATWEGMDSEEGQSVQMNFVDYDYTKTFGIELSNGRDFDPNHKTDVQQACLINESLARMINRSDIVGSEIDCWNQHQIIGVMKDFNARPLNYEIDPMVVMMVQEGGFGFMRVNTMSVRIDRNQVESALGYIEDTWKQVLPNHPFEYSFLDEQFDANYKSLDQLSNLAACFGLLAVLVAGLGLFGLASFTVEQRTKEIGIRKVLGASVGRIVHLLSKEYLLLVFISNLVAWPLAWYAMDRWLSEFAYHIDMSFGTFALVAFLTLVVAMLAVGYQALRAGASNLVEAIGYE